A DNA window from Candidatus Latescibacterota bacterium contains the following coding sequences:
- a CDS encoding Zn-dependent exopeptidase M28 → MIPLVLWLGCSGDQGPTADAMTQVIVSRAAHVRQSRLYAHVEALSSIHSRWMHYDPGTTATLDWLGETLADQGTPAVADSFVIHRIRDIPTANLVVTLPGQTRPNEYVLVGAHWDCQSYPESWTDSTARAAGAIDNATGVAALVELARVLADAPLARTVQIIFWAGEEIGMFGSRRVATAWRHPAAGDSLVCVVNVDMIGWDGDLRRDASLVCDTLSAPLAGAALPYAQLAASPLLVDSLNRGTGSWGVSSDHLQFWYYALPAIWLHEGIADAYPFANHAADSLPDLQPDYLADATRALVGTVMALAEPITP, encoded by the coding sequence ATGATCCCGCTGGTCCTCTGGCTCGGCTGCTCCGGGGACCAGGGCCCGACCGCCGACGCCATGACCCAGGTCATCGTCAGCCGGGCCGCGCACGTCAGGCAGTCACGGCTCTATGCGCACGTGGAGGCCCTGAGTTCCATCCACTCGCGCTGGATGCACTACGATCCCGGCACCACCGCCACCCTCGACTGGCTCGGCGAGACGCTCGCCGACCAGGGCACGCCGGCCGTGGCCGACAGTTTCGTCATCCACCGCATCCGGGACATCCCCACCGCCAACCTGGTGGTGACGCTGCCCGGCCAGACCCGGCCCAACGAGTACGTGCTCGTGGGCGCGCACTGGGACTGCCAGAGCTACCCGGAGAGCTGGACCGACTCCACCGCCCGCGCCGCCGGGGCCATCGACAACGCCACCGGCGTGGCCGCGCTCGTGGAGCTGGCGCGCGTGCTCGCCGACGCGCCGCTCGCCCGCACCGTGCAGATCATCTTCTGGGCCGGCGAGGAGATCGGCATGTTCGGCAGCCGCCGCGTGGCGACCGCCTGGCGCCACCCCGCGGCAGGCGACAGTCTCGTCTGCGTGGTCAACGTGGACATGATCGGCTGGGACGGCGACCTGCGGCGCGACGCGAGCCTGGTCTGCGATACCCTCAGCGCGCCGCTGGCGGGAGCCGCCCTGCCCTACGCCCAGCTGGCCGCCTCGCCGCTCCTCGTGGACTCGCTGAACCGGGGCACGGGCAGCTGGGGCGTGAGCAGCGACCACCTCCAGTTCTGGTACTACGCGCTCCCCGCAATCTGGTTGCACGAGGGCATCGCCGACGCCTATCCCTTCGCCAACCACGCCGCCGACAGCCTGCCGGACCTGCAGCCGGACTACCTGGCCGACGCCACCCGGGCCCTGG